One genomic window of Etheostoma spectabile isolate EspeVRDwgs_2016 chromosome 5, UIUC_Espe_1.0, whole genome shotgun sequence includes the following:
- the cenatac gene encoding centrosomal AT-AC splicing factor, which yields MGAYYCAICRQTTFTGKGHIFGKNHQSRLRVVLLKFLEKVKEARRTLKKPQVEKFDCTQHKQTFWCYCCGLEIERNVTDGNMTVLYGGLLEHMATSEHKRNTHKFWWDNKADAKFRDKVIITEEETERFKAEVEKALESFVEKEDEFITQQADHIRAQEKHRQEVLQSLLEREAEPELFNGPNGTEMSAEDAVSSQFASQGSEQQAGSSFVESVVKAPRAATGQGLTFIGYQDSSNRGNVHTGAVPPWLQDDPLEGTSGAAARLEIGPSLQEFLKQKEQEKLRKLPPNRVGANFDHSSHTDANWLPSFGRVWNSGRRWQSRHQFRQEEGQTNRQKRKREHGADGSKKAKTTVQLTNSDNP from the exons ATGGGAGCATATTACTGTGCTATATGCAGGCAAACAACATTCACTGGAAAGGGACACATTTTCGGAAAAAATCACCAAAGCAGACTTAGAGTCGTCCTCCTTAAATTTTTAGAAAAG GTAAAAGAAGCTCGCCGAACACTTAAAAAACCCCAAGTAGAAAAGTTTGACTGCACCCAGCACAAGCAGACCTTCTGGTGCTACTGCTGTGGGCTTGAAATCGAAAGAAATGTTACAGACGGCAACATGACTGTGCTGTACGGAGGCTTGTTAGAACACATGGCCAC CTCAGAACACAAGAGGAATACTCACAAGTTCTGGTGGGACAATAAGGCCGATGCCAAGTTTAGAGACAAGGTCATCATCACAGAGGAGGAAACTGAAAG atTTAAAGCTGAGGTGGAAAAAGCATTGGAATCATTTGTGGAGAAGGAGGATGAATTCATAACACAG CAAGCTGATCACATCCGGGCGCAGGAGAAGCATCGTCAAGAGGTCCTTCAGTCTCTTTTAGAG CGTGAAGCAGAGCCGGAGTTGTTCAATGGACCCAACGGCACGGAAATGTCTGCTGAGGATGCTGTCAG CTCTCAATTTGCATCTCAAGGATCAGAGCAGCAGGCGGGGAGCAGCTTTGTCGAGTCAGTGGTCAAAGCACCGCGAGCTGCAACAGGACAAGGCCTGACTTTCATAGGCTATCAG GATTCATCAAACAGGGGAAATGTTCATACAG GTGCCGTCCCTCCTTGGCTCCAGGACGATCCTCTGGAGGGGACCTCTGGAGCTGCAGCTCGTCTGGAGATCGGTCCATCGCTCCAAGAGTTCCTCAAACAGA AGGAGCAAGAGAAGCTGAGGAAGCTTCCACCGAACAGAGTGGGCGCCAACTTTGACCACAGCTCGCATACTGACGCCAACTGGCTTCCCTCCTTTGGAAGAGTGTGGAACAGTGGCCGGCGCTGGCAGTCCAG GCACCAATTCAGACAAGAGGAAGGGCAGACCAACagacagaagaggaagagggagcaCGGGGCAGACGGgtcaaagaaagcaaaaacaacTGTACAGCTGACAAACTCTGACAACCCTTAA